One part of the Lachnospiraceae bacterium JLR.KK002 genome encodes these proteins:
- a CDS encoding helix-turn-helix domain-containing protein, producing MENKFKDRDISFETLEKAVNGDYFAMQEVIRLFKPYMARLSIEEGRFNRELYERLVRKVMLITVRFKTDYDEK from the coding sequence ATGGAGAATAAATTTAAAGACAGGGACATTTCCTTTGAAACACTGGAAAAGGCAGTAAATGGCGATTATTTTGCTATGCAGGAGGTGATTCGGCTGTTCAAGCCGTACATGGCAAGGCTTAGCATTGAGGAAGGCAGATTCAACAGGGAACTGTACGAAAGGCTCGTGCGGAAAGTTATGCTTATAACGGTACGGTTTAAGACGGATTATGATGAAAAATAA
- a CDS encoding sigma factor-like helix-turn-helix DNA-binding protein, producing the protein MINKDKKDRVVRQFVTYCRMALRYEKINYYNERKRMAERESHMEMFSEKQLETVDKIFDTYHADYFYVMGYEIGIVDGDLAQALRELSDRQLQIVLMYYFIGWTDREIGGILGLAKSTVCKWRNDTVKTLRWLVEGMCHGE; encoded by the coding sequence TTGATAAACAAAGATAAAAAAGACAGGGTGGTGCGCCAGTTTGTGACATACTGCCGCATGGCATTGAGATACGAAAAAATTAACTATTACAACGAACGCAAGCGCATGGCGGAACGGGAATCGCACATGGAGATGTTTTCCGAAAAGCAGTTGGAAACGGTTGATAAAATCTTTGATACATACCACGCTGACTATTTTTATGTCATGGGCTATGAAATCGGCATAGTGGACGGTGATTTGGCACAGGCATTAAGGGAACTGTCGGACAGACAGTTACAGATTGTGCTGATGTATTACTTCATCGGATGGACGGACAGGGAGATTGGGGGAATCCTCGGTCTGGCAAAAAGCACTGTCTGCAAATGGAGGAATGATACGGTAAAAACACTCCGGTGGCTGGTGGAGGGAATGTGTCATGGAGAATAA
- a CDS encoding C45 family peptidase: MKQKKKIVLRVIVGIGIALLIIIIAALVLFRNELRSLMSLKKVDDYGMYQMTYYGDYGFDDFLEIGAENDADIEAFVTKKLLKGLPINLGVTGDGCTAFVVKNENGDILFGRNFDYLYAPSLQLYTAPNNGYASVSTVNLSFAGYSEDNLPSGSLFDDFLTLAAPFLPFDGMNEKGLAIATLSVLEAEAPYNPDNITLNTTTAMRLVLDKAATVEEAIELLKQYNIYFSGGIDCHYLIADASGHSVIVEYVNQELCVVEAEDEYQIASNFIAYDGLNIGEGGTEFERYDKVQNAIEANNGILEEGQAVQLLADVGIFDGNIDKLQWSVLYNLTTGYGEIFANRKTNNIIRFNLDMDN, from the coding sequence ATGAAACAAAAAAAGAAAATTGTTCTTCGGGTTATAGTAGGTATAGGAATAGCTTTGTTGATTATTATAATCGCAGCACTTGTATTGTTTAGAAATGAATTGCGCTCTCTTATGTCATTGAAAAAGGTTGATGATTACGGAATGTATCAAATGACCTATTATGGCGATTATGGATTTGATGACTTTCTGGAAATTGGTGCTGAAAATGATGCGGACATTGAAGCATTTGTAACAAAAAAGTTGTTGAAAGGACTGCCAATAAATTTGGGTGTTACAGGAGACGGCTGCACAGCTTTTGTCGTAAAAAATGAGAATGGCGATATTTTGTTTGGAAGAAATTTTGATTATTTATATGCCCCGTCTTTACAACTTTACACTGCACCTAATAATGGATATGCTTCGGTTTCCACCGTCAATCTTTCTTTTGCAGGATATTCTGAGGACAATTTACCAAGTGGTTCTCTTTTTGATGATTTCCTGACATTAGCCGCACCATTTCTTCCCTTTGACGGAATGAATGAGAAAGGGCTTGCGATTGCTACGCTTTCAGTGCTAGAAGCGGAAGCCCCATATAATCCCGACAATATAACATTAAATACAACCACAGCAATGCGGCTTGTACTTGATAAAGCGGCTACAGTGGAAGAAGCCATTGAATTGTTAAAACAATATAATATATATTTTTCTGGAGGTATTGATTGCCATTATTTAATTGCTGATGCAAGTGGGCATTCTGTCATTGTGGAATATGTAAATCAAGAGCTTTGTGTCGTTGAAGCGGAGGACGAATATCAAATTGCTTCTAATTTTATTGCCTATGACGGTTTGAATATCGGAGAAGGAGGGACTGAATTTGAACGCTATGATAAAGTGCAAAATGCGATAGAAGCGAATAACGGTATACTTGAGGAAGGTCAGGCAGTTCAATTATTGGCTGATGTCGGTATTTTTGATGGAAATATAGACAAACTACAATGGAGTGTTCTGTATAATCTTACAACTGGTTACGGAGAGATTTTTGCTAATCGGAAAACGAACAATATCATAAGATTTAATCTGGATATGGATAATTGA
- a CDS encoding MobA/MobL family protein, which yields MQKRREIPISTKMIHLNAKIISRGGEKPQSAVASAAYRSATKIYCEYDGEVKDFSRKGHVIYSEILLPEYAPKEFEDRSVLWNAVENFEKGSRAQLSREVEFSLPCELDADERLKAARTLAEFFRNKRMVVDMNLHNPDHENPNPHCHLMLTMRPFQKDGTFLEKKCWREYDLDKNGQKIPTKKGNDYKSHKVYATDWDDRENVEKWRALWADIETDFYKKNGYEITAEHRSFERQGIDLLPTIHMGAAVTAMERRGIKTEVGNMNREIRKINALILSSMENIERLTDKITFLEKEKKAVGQEEKETPAEEKKPDTLISILMEWQQNRSAFIQGNNIRQRTDTKAGNVKDFSVMVAFLQSHKIETLEDLRKLAEDTKKRRSDNIHNQRELNAKLKKVSNIVDIYQAYKPYAEYLKKYESLSGRQKQSYYDKNADKIETALSYRTGLKNMSGTDKLLPKTWKKELDGLKAESAKITHDLAKDDAILGELAEIADKAAMVQRAKAKQNEILPNLGEEKRIKKEGGSYGRE from the coding sequence ATGCAGAAAAGGAGGGAGATACCGATAAGCACCAAAATGATACATCTTAACGCAAAGATAATCAGCAGGGGCGGGGAAAAGCCGCAGTCGGCTGTGGCTTCTGCCGCATACCGGAGCGCAACAAAAATTTACTGCGAATATGATGGTGAAGTAAAAGACTTTTCAAGGAAGGGTCATGTGATATATTCCGAAATCCTATTGCCGGAGTATGCGCCAAAAGAATTTGAAGACCGTTCTGTTTTGTGGAACGCTGTTGAAAATTTTGAAAAAGGAAGCAGGGCGCAGCTTTCAAGGGAAGTTGAATTTTCTCTGCCCTGTGAGCTGGATGCGGATGAACGGTTAAAGGCGGCAAGAACACTCGCGGAATTTTTTAGAAATAAAAGAATGGTTGTTGATATGAATCTGCACAATCCAGACCATGAAAACCCGAACCCGCATTGTCATCTCATGCTTACCATGCGCCCATTCCAAAAAGACGGGACTTTTTTAGAAAAGAAATGCTGGCGGGAATATGACCTTGATAAAAACGGTCAGAAAATCCCCACAAAGAAAGGCAATGATTATAAGTCACATAAAGTTTACGCTACTGATTGGGATGACAGGGAAAACGTGGAAAAATGGCGGGCATTGTGGGCGGATATTGAAACTGATTTTTACAAAAAGAACGGCTATGAGATTACGGCGGAACACCGTTCTTTTGAAAGGCAGGGCATAGACCTTTTACCGACAATCCATATGGGTGCGGCAGTGACCGCAATGGAGCGCAGGGGCATTAAAACCGAAGTCGGCAACATGAACAGGGAGATTAGAAAAATCAACGCCCTTATCCTGTCCAGCATGGAGAACATAGAGCGTCTGACGGATAAAATAACGTTCCTCGAAAAAGAGAAAAAAGCCGTTGGACAGGAAGAAAAAGAAACACCGGCAGAGGAAAAGAAACCGGACACTTTAATTTCAATCCTTATGGAATGGCAGCAAAACCGGAGCGCCTTTATTCAGGGTAACAATATCCGGCAGCGCACAGACACGAAAGCAGGAAATGTAAAAGATTTTTCTGTTATGGTGGCATTTTTGCAATCACATAAGATTGAAACGCTTGAAGATTTGCGGAAACTGGCAGAGGACACCAAAAAGCGGCGGAGCGATAACATTCACAACCAGCGTGAATTAAATGCAAAGCTGAAAAAAGTATCCAATATCGTAGACATCTATCAAGCCTACAAGCCATATGCAGAGTACCTGAAAAAATACGAAAGTCTTTCCGGCAGGCAGAAACAGTCTTATTATGACAAAAATGCGGACAAGATTGAAACTGCGCTCTCCTACCGGACAGGATTGAAAAATATGAGTGGTACGGATAAGCTGCTTCCGAAAACGTGGAAAAAGGAACTTGACGGACTGAAAGCGGAAAGTGCAAAGATAACACACGATTTAGCAAAAGATGATGCCATTCTTGGGGAACTTGCGGAGATTGCGGACAAGGCGGCAATGGTACAGAGGGCAAAAGCAAAACAGAATGAAATACTTCCCAATCTTGGGGAGGAAAAAAGAATAAAAAAGGAAGGGGGCAGCTATGGCAGAGAATAA
- a CDS encoding DUF2249 domain-containing protein, which translates to MIKYEEWKDKKKDFFKVDVRHVQGNFFPGLQRRAMTLKAGEGIEVIQTFEPYPLYKEMDMLGYIHHTEKLAENEFHVWFYRTEEKEPEGSAPYRPLALLNYPMIDEDLGRIAADFWQATWQSEKRTLPYEMRLLLSLTNAVGAGRMRQAVRELVKAYIYGLESAALDDVFELLAWNQGIGFFSSEIGPSPLFQAYKMIKTQEQRGISREEICTEIKEKFGEKNQEVQVL; encoded by the coding sequence ATGATAAAGTACGAGGAATGGAAGGATAAAAAGAAAGACTTCTTCAAAGTGGATGTACGCCATGTGCAGGGAAATTTCTTTCCCGGCTTACAAAGACGTGCCATGACGCTAAAAGCCGGGGAGGGAATTGAGGTCATACAGACTTTTGAACCTTACCCGCTATATAAGGAGATGGATATGCTGGGGTATATACATCATACAGAGAAGCTGGCAGAAAATGAGTTTCATGTCTGGTTTTACCGGACAGAGGAAAAAGAGCCGGAAGGCTCTGCACCATACCGTCCGCTTGCATTGCTGAATTATCCTATGATTGATGAGGACTTAGGGCGTATCGCGGCGGATTTTTGGCAGGCAACATGGCAGAGTGAGAAGCGCACTCTCCCCTATGAAATGCGTCTGCTCCTTTCCCTGACAAATGCAGTTGGCGCAGGAAGAATGAGGCAGGCTGTGCGGGAACTGGTAAAGGCATATATCTATGGTCTTGAATCCGCAGCGCTGGATGATGTGTTTGAACTTTTGGCATGGAATCAGGGGATCGGATTTTTCAGCTCGGAAATTGGACCTTCACCGCTTTTTCAAGCGTATAAGATGATTAAGACGCAGGAACAAAGAGGCATAAGCAGGGAAGAAATCTGCACCGAGATAAAAGAAAAGTTTGGCGAAAAAAATCAGGAAGTGCAAGTGTTGTAA
- a CDS encoding L-lactate dehydrogenase — MIKTINPRKAAVIGCGFVGAATAFTLMQSRLFTEMVLLDANYDKADGEAKDISHGVPFAGQMKIYAGGYDDLMDASIVIVTAGANQKPNETRLDLVHKNVAIYKSIIPEIAKRNFKGILLIVSNPVDILTYAAVKLSGFPEKRVIGSGTVLDTARLKYALSKHLGVDSRSIHSFIIGEHGDSEIAAWSSTNISGIPLNDFCEMRGHFNHEEAMREIAEDVKNSAYDIISKKQATYYGIAMSVKRICECVVRDEKSILPVSSIMHGNYGIKEIALSMPAIIGADGIETHVPISLNEKEMEKLHNSAKTIRKIAEELDLEVVPN, encoded by the coding sequence ATGATAAAAACAATTAACCCAAGAAAAGCAGCAGTCATCGGCTGTGGATTTGTAGGCGCTGCAACAGCATTTACACTGATGCAGAGCAGGCTGTTCACTGAAATGGTGCTTCTTGATGCAAATTATGATAAAGCAGACGGAGAAGCAAAGGACATTTCGCATGGCGTTCCGTTTGCCGGACAGATGAAGATTTATGCAGGAGGCTATGATGACCTGATGGATGCTTCTATTGTCATTGTGACTGCCGGGGCAAACCAGAAGCCGAATGAAACAAGGCTCGATTTAGTACATAAAAATGTTGCTATCTACAAAAGCATCATTCCTGAAATTGCAAAGCGCAATTTTAAAGGAATATTGCTGATTGTATCAAATCCGGTTGATATTCTTACTTATGCTGCTGTAAAGCTGAGCGGGTTTCCTGAAAAAAGAGTAATTGGTTCCGGAACGGTTCTTGATACCGCAAGGCTAAAATATGCGCTTAGTAAACATTTAGGGGTAGACAGCCGTAGCATTCATTCCTTTATCATTGGCGAACATGGGGATAGTGAGATTGCAGCATGGAGCAGCACGAATATATCTGGTATTCCATTGAATGATTTTTGTGAGATGCGTGGACATTTCAACCATGAGGAAGCAATGCGGGAGATTGCGGAAGATGTAAAAAACAGCGCTTATGATATTATTTCTAAAAAGCAGGCTACTTATTATGGAATTGCTATGTCGGTTAAGCGTATCTGTGAATGCGTTGTAAGGGATGAAAAATCTATTCTTCCGGTATCTTCTATCATGCATGGAAATTATGGGATTAAAGAAATTGCCCTTAGTATGCCCGCTATTATAGGGGCAGACGGAATCGAAACCCATGTTCCTATTTCTTTGAATGAAAAGGAAATGGAGAAACTTCACAATTCGGCAAAAACTATAAGAAAAATTGCAGAAGAGCTTGATTTGGAAGTTGTCCCAAATTAG
- a CDS encoding hemerythrin domain-containing protein, whose protein sequence is MYGIDLLMKEHENIVALTKHLRRTCCAVIEGADIDVQEFLECIDFARTYADKHHHGKEEQILFRFMLNNSDPVAEKLVRNGMLVEHDFGRFHIGELENAVKQYASVPTTEGKLDIVTHASGYVDLLQRHIEKEDTVCYTYALRTLSEECKAQIDEQTRTFEKKAEQDGIQEKYITWLEKRR, encoded by the coding sequence ATGTATGGAATTGATTTACTGATGAAAGAACATGAGAATATCGTAGCACTGACTAAGCATTTAAGGAGAACCTGCTGTGCTGTGATTGAGGGGGCAGACATTGATGTTCAGGAGTTTCTGGAGTGTATTGATTTTGCAAGAACTTATGCAGACAAGCATCATCATGGAAAGGAAGAACAGATATTGTTTCGGTTTATGCTTAATAATTCCGATCCTGTTGCAGAAAAACTGGTGCGCAATGGAATGCTGGTGGAACATGACTTCGGAAGATTCCATATCGGGGAATTGGAGAACGCAGTTAAGCAGTATGCCAGTGTTCCGACTACAGAAGGAAAGCTGGATATCGTCACCCATGCATCGGGTTATGTGGATTTATTGCAGCGTCACATTGAGAAAGAAGATACCGTCTGCTACACTTATGCATTACGAACACTGTCAGAGGAATGCAAAGCGCAGATTGATGAACAGACAAGAACGTTTGAGAAAAAAGCGGAACAGGACGGCATACAGGAGAAATATATTACATGGTTAGAAAAAAGGAGATAG
- a CDS encoding ferredoxin, translated as MRVNVDQNACIGCGLCVGMAPDVFRMNDDDKAEGYQDSAPENESMVQDAVRSCPVSAIEWEE; from the coding sequence ATGAGGGTGAATGTAGATCAGAATGCTTGTATTGGATGCGGGCTGTGTGTTGGGATGGCACCTGATGTATTCCGTATGAATGACGATGATAAGGCGGAGGGGTATCAGGACTCTGCACCGGAAAACGAAAGCATGGTACAGGATGCCGTTCGTTCCTGTCCTGTTTCCGCTATTGAATGGGAGGAATAG
- a CDS encoding IS66 family insertion sequence element accessory protein TnpB, producing the protein MPAKPVKAKEQYRLVMECRSSGLTDHQWCREKGICPGTFYGWVRRLRQKGYQDIPEPVHSQRVSTKQEIVRIEPDIRQGRDVSPPLLETAYPAFPVPAMELSVAGMVLRIPNGTDPALLRETVRLIGGGSCQETFQLRTKSISSAATRI; encoded by the coding sequence ATGCCAGCAAAGCCAGTCAAAGCGAAAGAGCAGTACCGTCTGGTCATGGAATGCCGCTCCAGCGGCCTGACGGACCACCAGTGGTGCAGGGAGAAAGGCATCTGCCCAGGCACATTCTACGGCTGGGTGCGCAGGCTCCGCCAGAAAGGATATCAGGACATACCGGAGCCAGTTCACAGCCAGCGTGTAAGCACAAAACAGGAAATCGTCAGGATAGAGCCTGACATCCGGCAGGGCCGGGATGTCTCCCCGCCCCTTTTGGAGACTGCGTATCCGGCATTCCCGGTTCCGGCCATGGAACTATCCGTAGCCGGTATGGTACTGCGCATCCCCAACGGGACAGATCCGGCGCTGCTGAGAGAAACCGTCCGCCTGATCGGAGGCGGATCATGTCAGGAGACATTTCAGCTGCGGACGAAATCTATATCGTCTGCGGCTACACGGATATGA
- a CDS encoding IS66 family transposase, translated as MAKDPKDSRIMEYKDTISQLNMTVRSQNELIDSLRQTIASNNEAMAVLNEKVDYLTKKLFGTSSEKSENVEGQLSLFNEAEQEASPAGEQAEEGIVREHARRAKSTHADIFKGVPARDEVIPLSEKQRYCAECGAEMEAIGKEFVRREFRFTPARGEVVNIYRETAKCPVCSTAPAMAEAVRFARAHVPEALIPHSYASASAVAWTMYQKYANSMPLYRQEQDWKQMGVILSRATLANWILYCAGNYFSLLYGYFRRELIKRQFLMADETRVQVLKEPERNAETDSFMWLFRTGEDGLPPIILYRYTQTRAGLNAADFLKGFKGYLETDCYQGYNGLPDVKRCCCWAHLRRYFVEAVPKGKELDYGNPAAQGVQYCNKLFEYERQSHEKGHSHEQRKEYRIQKEMPVPDAFWEWVSQQSPKKGTRFEKAVNYAQNHREQFMTYLEDGRCSFSNNLSENSIRPFTAGRRNWLFSDTPKGADASAMVYTMVEMAKAHNLNIYKYLKYLPEHLPETRMADSELSRLAPWNPEVIGRCSGTM; from the coding sequence ATGGCAAAAGACCCGAAGGACTCCAGAATCATGGAGTATAAGGACACGATCAGCCAACTGAATATGACAGTCAGAAGCCAGAATGAGCTTATCGATTCCCTGCGCCAGACCATTGCTTCTAATAATGAAGCAATGGCGGTCCTGAATGAAAAGGTCGATTATCTTACGAAAAAACTCTTCGGCACATCCAGTGAAAAGTCTGAAAATGTGGAAGGACAGCTCAGCCTTTTCAATGAGGCTGAGCAGGAGGCATCCCCCGCAGGGGAACAGGCGGAAGAAGGCATTGTCAGAGAACATGCCCGCAGGGCAAAGAGCACCCATGCGGATATCTTTAAGGGTGTGCCTGCGAGGGATGAGGTCATCCCCCTTTCCGAAAAACAGAGATACTGTGCGGAATGCGGAGCGGAAATGGAAGCCATCGGGAAGGAGTTTGTCCGTCGGGAATTCCGTTTCACCCCTGCCAGGGGCGAAGTAGTCAATATCTACCGGGAGACGGCAAAGTGTCCGGTATGTTCCACGGCCCCGGCAATGGCGGAAGCCGTAAGGTTCGCCAGGGCTCATGTGCCGGAGGCGCTGATCCCCCACAGCTATGCGTCCGCATCCGCCGTTGCATGGACGATGTACCAGAAATATGCCAATTCCATGCCCCTGTACCGCCAGGAGCAGGACTGGAAACAGATGGGCGTCATCCTGAGCAGGGCGACGCTTGCAAACTGGATCCTGTACTGCGCCGGGAATTATTTTTCTCTGCTGTATGGCTATTTCCGCCGGGAACTTATAAAGAGGCAGTTCCTGATGGCAGATGAGACAAGAGTCCAGGTGCTGAAGGAACCGGAGCGGAATGCGGAGACAGACTCGTTCATGTGGCTGTTCCGGACCGGGGAGGACGGCCTGCCGCCCATCATCCTCTACCGGTATACGCAGACCAGGGCAGGGTTGAATGCGGCAGACTTCTTAAAAGGTTTCAAGGGCTATCTGGAGACGGACTGCTACCAGGGCTACAATGGCCTGCCGGATGTGAAGCGGTGCTGCTGCTGGGCGCACCTGCGCAGGTACTTTGTGGAGGCAGTTCCGAAAGGGAAGGAGCTGGATTACGGCAATCCTGCCGCCCAGGGGGTGCAGTACTGCAACAAGCTGTTCGAGTATGAACGTCAGTCCCATGAGAAAGGACACAGCCACGAGCAGCGGAAAGAATACCGGATCCAGAAAGAGATGCCAGTGCCGGACGCTTTCTGGGAATGGGTCTCACAGCAGTCCCCGAAAAAAGGGACGCGCTTTGAGAAAGCGGTGAACTATGCCCAAAATCACAGAGAGCAGTTCATGACATACCTTGAGGACGGCAGGTGCAGCTTTTCTAACAATCTGAGTGAGAATTCAATCCGTCCGTTCACGGCAGGCCGCCGCAACTGGCTGTTCAGCGATACCCCCAAAGGTGCGGATGCCAGTGCCATGGTTTATACCATGGTTGAGATGGCCAAAGCCCATAACCTGAATATTTATAAATATCTGAAATATCTGCCTGAGCATCTGCCGGAGACCAGGATGGCGGACAGCGAACTATCCAGGCTGGCCCCATGGAATCCGGAGGTTATTGGCAGATGTTCTGGTACAATGTAG
- a CDS encoding cupin domain-containing protein, which yields MEKIKNIDKAEILVLKEQVAYQSNQVVSRTLAQNNALSVTLFSFDKGEEISSHESSGDAFVICLDGVGEITIDDKKYELHEGESIVMPAKHPHAVLGKEQFKMLLVVVF from the coding sequence ATGGAAAAAATAAAAAATATAGACAAGGCAGAAATTTTAGTTTTAAAAGAACAGGTTGCTTACCAAAGCAATCAGGTTGTAAGCAGGACTTTAGCACAAAATAATGCGCTGAGTGTCACATTGTTTTCTTTTGACAAGGGAGAAGAAATCAGCAGCCATGAGTCCAGTGGTGATGCCTTTGTGATTTGTTTGGATGGCGTTGGCGAGATTACGATTGATGACAAAAAGTATGAACTGCATGAGGGAGAATCTATTGTAATGCCCGCAAAACACCCTCATGCGGTCTTGGGTAAAGAGCAGTTTAAAATGTTGCTGGTTGTTGTATTTTAG
- a CDS encoding DUF1858 domain-containing protein: MGKVVDFTKTVSELVSENPEIKEVLAEAGFKEIIKPMSLAVMGKVMTIPNGAAIKNIPMDKVFETFEKHGFEVKTETS, translated from the coding sequence ATGGGTAAAGTTGTTGATTTCACAAAAACAGTTTCAGAGCTGGTAAGTGAAAATCCTGAAATAAAAGAGGTATTGGCAGAAGCAGGGTTTAAGGAAATTATAAAGCCTATGTCTTTAGCTGTAATGGGTAAGGTAATGACGATACCAAATGGAGCTGCCATAAAAAATATTCCTATGGACAAAGTTTTTGAAACTTTTGAGAAACATGGGTTTGAGGTGAAAACAGAAACATCTTGA
- a CDS encoding DUF1858 domain-containing protein, whose translation MAITKEMLLGEILRTKPEAAEVLMQMGMHCLGCPSSQMESLADACMVHGLDADELLKKLNS comes from the coding sequence ATGGCAATCACAAAGGAAATGTTACTTGGAGAAATTTTAAGAACCAAACCGGAGGCGGCAGAGGTGTTGATGCAGATGGGGATGCACTGTTTAGGGTGCCCGTCCTCACAGATGGAGAGCCTTGCGGATGCCTGCATGGTGCATGGGCTGGATGCCGATGAACTCTTGAAAAAGCTGAATTCATAG
- the tnpB gene encoding IS66 family insertion sequence element accessory protein TnpB (TnpB, as the term is used for proteins encoded by IS66 family insertion elements, is considered an accessory protein, since TnpC, encoded by a neighboring gene, is a DDE family transposase.) yields the protein MSGDISAADEIYIVCGYTDMRRSIDGLCGIVQEKLHMDPRRSALYLFCGKRCDRIKALLWEGDGFLLLYKRMEAQGRFRWPRDSQEARGISWKQFDWLMSGLEIEQPKAFRPPENERDIPPPKAS from the coding sequence ATGTCAGGAGACATTTCAGCTGCGGACGAAATCTATATCGTCTGCGGCTACACGGATATGAGGCGTTCCATCGACGGCCTCTGCGGGATCGTGCAGGAAAAGCTCCACATGGATCCCCGCCGCAGCGCCCTGTACCTTTTCTGCGGGAAACGCTGTGACAGGATCAAGGCCCTTTTATGGGAAGGTGACGGGTTCCTGCTCCTTTATAAGAGGATGGAGGCGCAGGGGCGCTTCCGGTGGCCCAGGGACTCCCAGGAGGCAAGGGGCATTTCCTGGAAGCAGTTCGACTGGCTCATGTCAGGACTGGAGATAGAACAGCCCAAAGCGTTCAGGCCGCCTGAAAATGAGCGGGATATCCCTCCGCCCAAAGCCTCCTGA
- a CDS encoding phage replisome organizer N-terminal domain-containing protein, translating to MAENKKYYFLKLKEDFFDQREIVVLEGSKDGVLYVNILLKLYLKSLQHNGKLLLNEMTPLSAEMIALLTRHEIGTVERAIRAFMQLGLVEVLEDNTYYMPEIQEMTGKGSSDAERKARYRRLRSEGKTPLLTDKNTGIEQNWDNVPPVSQFSRSFFADSSIHTIRFCSLLLRLLSFDFSLCIFLAQTGQYFDMPEPGTYSTLHTVQCLAGNAVHRFVGVICNSPTKPMNL from the coding sequence ATGGCAGAGAATAAGAAATATTATTTCCTCAAGCTCAAAGAGGATTTTTTTGACCAACGTGAGATTGTGGTATTGGAAGGTTCAAAAGATGGCGTTTTATATGTGAATATCCTGCTCAAGCTGTATTTAAAATCATTGCAGCATAACGGAAAACTGCTCTTAAATGAGATGACGCCGCTTTCTGCGGAGATGATCGCACTGCTCACAAGGCATGAGATAGGAACAGTGGAAAGGGCGATACGGGCATTCATGCAGCTTGGGCTTGTGGAGGTATTGGAAGATAACACTTACTATATGCCGGAAATTCAGGAAATGACAGGAAAAGGCTCGTCCGATGCAGAACGCAAGGCAAGATACCGCAGATTGAGGTCAGAGGGAAAAACGCCACTTCTTACAGACAAAAATACGGGCATAGAACAAAATTGGGACAATGTCCCACCTGTGTCCCAATTCAGTCGGTCATTTTTTGCGGACAGTTCAATACATACCATCCGTTTTTGTTCCCTGCTCCTGCGTTTGCTCTCGTTCGACTTCTCCCTCTGTATCTTCTTAGCGCAAACAGGGCAATACTTTGATATGCCAGAGCCAGGGACGTATTCAACGCTGCACACCGTACAGTGTTTAGCGGGTAACGCTGTCCACCGCTTCGTGGGTGTGATATGTAATTCACCGACAAAGCCGATGAATTTATAA